The following are encoded together in the Actinoplanes sp. N902-109 genome:
- a CDS encoding TVP38/TMEM64 family protein, giving the protein MTDSLIAPRGTDLPAADSQASQQLPELAAAPMGWRRRLVRFGILGAIVAGLGVAAAVLPLQSIADSVVALGPAAAVAVAVVGGLLLSVLVPRTAITLACGALLGPATGAATALAAAVIAAVATYYAGRWAGRGVLGAKNGSRMKRLDGWLNRRGLAAVLLVRFLPLAPFGLIGYAYGTTSVCRKRYLLGTTLASIPSAVSYAVIGAAVAAPGSLNPLTLAPAAIGIGLTTTIVLRWRLAARRAAAAATTTAAATA; this is encoded by the coding sequence ATGACTGACTCCCTGATCGCCCCGCGGGGCACCGACCTCCCCGCCGCGGACTCTCAGGCCAGCCAGCAGCTCCCCGAACTCGCTGCGGCGCCGATGGGGTGGCGTCGCCGCCTCGTCCGCTTCGGCATTCTCGGCGCGATCGTCGCCGGGCTCGGCGTGGCCGCCGCGGTCCTGCCGCTGCAGTCGATCGCCGACTCGGTCGTCGCCCTCGGCCCGGCCGCCGCTGTGGCGGTCGCCGTGGTGGGCGGGCTGCTCCTGTCGGTGCTGGTCCCCCGCACGGCCATCACGCTGGCCTGCGGCGCGCTGCTGGGCCCGGCCACGGGTGCGGCCACCGCCCTGGCCGCCGCCGTGATCGCCGCGGTCGCCACCTACTACGCGGGCCGCTGGGCCGGCCGGGGTGTCCTGGGTGCCAAGAACGGCAGCCGCATGAAGCGCCTCGACGGCTGGCTCAACCGCCGCGGCCTGGCGGCGGTGCTGCTGGTCCGGTTCCTCCCGCTGGCCCCGTTCGGCCTGATCGGCTATGCGTACGGCACCACGTCGGTCTGCCGCAAGCGCTACCTGCTCGGCACCACACTGGCGTCCATCCCGTCGGCGGTCTCGTACGCCGTGATCGGCGCCGCGGTGGCCGCCCCGGGCTCCCTGAACCCGCTCACCCTGGCCCCGGCCGCCATCGGCATCGGCCTCACCACCACCATCGTGCTCCGCTGGCGCCTCGCCGCCCGCCGCGCCGCCGCTGCGGCCACCACCACCGCTGCAGCCACCGCCTGA
- a CDS encoding type 1 glutamine amidotransferase, protein MSDSTLRIVWIYPDLLSTYGDRGNLLILARRAAQRGIPVETYQVRSDQAMPATADIYLIGGGEDGPQALAAQRLLADGGLHRAVNQGAAVLAICAGYQLFGTSFFAKGAQCQGLGLLDIYSDRGETRAVGEVRGDIDPRLGLPPLTGFENHGGRTHLGPGVAPLARVTAGIGNDGQTEGAWYGKILGTYAHGPALARNPAIADLLLRWAIGADSLAPLDDTWAERLRGERLAAASAG, encoded by the coding sequence GTGAGTGACAGCACGCTTCGCATCGTCTGGATCTATCCGGACCTGCTGTCGACGTACGGCGACCGGGGCAATCTGCTGATCCTCGCCCGCCGCGCCGCCCAGCGTGGCATCCCGGTGGAGACCTACCAGGTCCGCTCCGACCAGGCCATGCCCGCGACCGCCGACATCTATCTGATCGGCGGCGGCGAGGACGGCCCGCAGGCGCTCGCGGCCCAGCGGCTGCTCGCCGACGGCGGCCTGCACCGTGCGGTCAACCAGGGCGCCGCAGTGCTTGCCATCTGCGCGGGCTACCAGCTCTTCGGCACGTCGTTCTTCGCCAAAGGCGCACAGTGCCAGGGGCTCGGCCTGCTCGACATCTACTCCGACCGGGGCGAGACCCGGGCGGTCGGCGAGGTGCGCGGCGACATCGACCCGCGCCTGGGCCTGCCCCCGCTGACCGGCTTCGAGAACCACGGCGGCCGCACCCACCTGGGCCCGGGCGTCGCCCCGCTCGCCCGGGTCACCGCCGGCATCGGGAATGACGGGCAGACCGAGGGCGCTTGGTACGGAAAGATCCTCGGCACCTACGCACACGGCCCCGCACTCGCTCGCAACCCAGCGATAGCCGATCTGCTACTGCGATGGGCCATCGGCGCGGATAGTCTTGCACCCCTGGACGACACGTGGGCCGAGCGGCTCCGCGGCGAACGACTCGCAGCAGCGAGCGCCGGATAA
- a CDS encoding MurT ligase domain-containing protein yields MPMRAKVASSVSRTAAALSRAAGRGDGSVIGGKIGLMIDPDLLRNLAAGRAIALVSGTNGKTTTTRFTAAALGVLGPVATNSFGANMPTGHTSALAKAGATPFAVLEVDEHYLPRVIQETNPRVVALLNLSRDQLDRAKEVSMMAQMWRTALAAHPDVHVVANADDPMVVWSAAGTTHVSWFSAGQRWTDDSWVCPECGSPINRAQGDWWCTGCPLRRPQAQWRVEEDGVIDPRGDWHLVKLQLPGQVNLGNAATALAVAAEFGVRPIEAVPRLATVASVAGRYAQVDRDGRNIRLLLAKNPASWLEAFDMADVAPTLLSINARDPDGFDTSWLYDVDFSPLRGRPVLITGDRAYDLAVRLEVNDVAFRHVTTFDEAVQLTPPGRLEVIANYTAFQDIRAELDRVN; encoded by the coding sequence ATGCCCATGAGGGCCAAGGTCGCGAGCTCCGTCTCGCGCACGGCGGCCGCGCTCTCACGCGCGGCGGGACGCGGCGACGGCTCGGTGATCGGCGGCAAGATCGGTCTGATGATCGATCCCGACCTGCTGCGCAACCTGGCGGCCGGGCGGGCCATCGCGCTCGTGTCCGGCACCAACGGCAAGACCACCACGACCCGGTTCACCGCCGCCGCGCTCGGCGTGCTGGGCCCGGTCGCCACCAACTCGTTCGGCGCCAACATGCCCACCGGGCACACCTCGGCGCTGGCCAAGGCGGGCGCCACCCCGTTCGCCGTGCTCGAGGTCGACGAGCACTACCTGCCGCGGGTCATCCAGGAGACCAACCCCCGGGTGGTGGCGCTGCTCAACCTGTCGCGCGACCAGCTCGACCGGGCGAAGGAGGTGTCGATGATGGCTCAGATGTGGCGCACGGCCCTCGCCGCGCACCCCGACGTGCACGTGGTCGCGAACGCCGACGATCCGATGGTGGTGTGGTCCGCCGCCGGCACCACCCACGTCAGCTGGTTCAGCGCCGGTCAGCGGTGGACCGACGACTCCTGGGTCTGCCCGGAGTGCGGCTCGCCGATCAACCGGGCGCAGGGCGACTGGTGGTGCACCGGGTGCCCGCTGCGCCGGCCGCAGGCCCAGTGGCGGGTCGAGGAGGACGGCGTGATCGACCCGCGCGGCGACTGGCACCTGGTCAAGCTGCAGCTGCCCGGCCAGGTAAACCTGGGCAACGCGGCCACCGCGCTGGCCGTGGCCGCCGAGTTCGGCGTGCGCCCGATCGAGGCGGTGCCCCGGCTCGCCACGGTTGCCTCGGTGGCGGGCCGCTACGCCCAGGTCGACCGCGACGGGCGCAACATCCGGCTGCTGCTGGCCAAGAACCCGGCCAGCTGGCTCGAGGCCTTCGACATGGCCGACGTGGCGCCGACACTGCTCTCCATCAACGCGCGTGACCCCGACGGATTCGACACCTCATGGCTGTACGACGTCGACTTCTCCCCGCTGCGCGGCCGGCCGGTGCTCATCACCGGTGACCGTGCGTACGACCTCGCCGTACGCCTCGAAGTGAACGATGTGGCGTTCCGGCACGTGACTACTTTTGACGAGGCAGTCCAGCTCACCCCGCCGGGTCGTCTCGAAGTGATCGCCAACTACACGGCGTTCCAGGACATCCGAGCGGAGCTGGACCGTGTCAACTGA
- a CDS encoding C40 family peptidase — protein sequence MSVGTGTAALSLGLCLCAGQLIATPAASAAPVVAVKAAAAAKVTPKVTNSATRTITKGKSVKVTAKVVNPKTGKVVTKGSVRLQALRHGKWYTWTAHSVSSNGTVALTAKPGVTTWFRTQYTGYGTFGYGTSAGIKITVSKPKVATGTKILNEAKKHTGALYKYGASGPSRFDCSGYTKYVYKKAVGKSLPHKANSQQKYGKAVSKGNKKVGDLIIMRSGSYGYHAGIYAGGGYMYDSPHSGARVGKHKIWSSNYVVRRLAA from the coding sequence ATGTCCGTCGGCACCGGAACCGCCGCATTGTCCCTGGGTCTCTGCCTCTGCGCCGGTCAGCTGATCGCGACGCCGGCAGCGTCGGCCGCGCCCGTTGTCGCCGTCAAGGCGGCAGCCGCGGCGAAGGTCACCCCCAAGGTCACCAACTCGGCCACCCGCACCATCACCAAGGGCAAGTCGGTGAAGGTGACCGCGAAGGTCGTCAACCCCAAGACCGGCAAGGTCGTCACCAAGGGATCCGTACGCCTCCAGGCGCTCCGCCACGGCAAGTGGTACACCTGGACCGCGCACAGCGTGTCCTCCAACGGCACAGTCGCACTGACCGCGAAGCCGGGCGTCACGACCTGGTTCCGCACGCAGTACACCGGCTATGGCACGTTCGGCTACGGCACCAGCGCCGGGATCAAGATCACGGTCAGCAAGCCGAAGGTCGCCACCGGCACCAAGATCCTGAACGAGGCCAAGAAGCACACCGGTGCGCTGTACAAGTACGGCGCCTCGGGCCCCAGCCGCTTCGACTGCTCGGGCTACACCAAGTACGTGTACAAGAAGGCCGTCGGCAAGTCGCTGCCGCACAAGGCGAACTCGCAGCAGAAGTACGGCAAGGCTGTCAGCAAGGGCAACAAGAAGGTCGGCGACCTGATCATCATGCGGTCGGGCTCGTACGGCTACCACGCCGGCATCTACGCCGGTGGCGGCTACATGTACGACTCGCCTCACTCGGGTGCGCGGGTCGGCAAGCACAAGATCTGGAGCAGCAACTACGTCGTACGCCGTCTGGCGGCCTGA
- the mraZ gene encoding division/cell wall cluster transcriptional repressor MraZ has translation MFLGTHTPRLDDKGRLILPAKFRDELAGGVVITKGQERCLYVFPMPEFQRIAGQLRDQPVTNKAARAYSRVFFASAHDEIPDKQGRVTIPGHLREYAALDRELVVIGASTRVEIWDKQSWEQYLSASEDDFADIEEGVLPGGL, from the coding sequence ATGTTCCTCGGCACGCACACCCCACGCCTGGACGACAAGGGCCGGCTGATCCTTCCGGCGAAGTTCCGGGACGAGCTGGCGGGGGGTGTCGTGATCACCAAGGGGCAGGAGCGCTGCCTGTACGTGTTCCCGATGCCGGAGTTCCAGCGCATCGCGGGGCAGTTGCGGGACCAGCCCGTCACCAACAAGGCCGCCCGGGCGTACAGCCGGGTGTTCTTCGCGAGTGCACACGACGAGATCCCGGACAAGCAAGGCCGGGTCACGATCCCGGGTCACCTGCGCGAGTATGCGGCGCTCGACCGTGAGCTCGTGGTGATCGGGGCCAGCACCCGCGTGGAGATCTGGGACAAGCAGTCGTGGGAGCAGTACCTCTCGGCGAGCGAGGACGACTTCGCCGACATCGAGGAGGGGGTGCTGCCCGGCGGTCTGTAG
- the rsmH gene encoding 16S rRNA (cytosine(1402)-N(4))-methyltransferase RsmH, whose amino-acid sequence MGVDMGELRGTHVPVLLERCLELIAPALDRPGAVHVDFTLGLGGHAEAVLDRHPGVTLVGLDRDPEALAHARHRLQRFADRVHLMHAVFDELPEVLAELELPEFHSGLMDLGVSSLQLDEADRGFAYAKDAPLDMRMNQSAGITAEDVVNGYEPGELVRILRVYGEEKFATRVVSAIVRERAKARIVSSARLAELVRDAIPAAARRTGGNPAKRTFQALRIEVNAELAALESALPSALDRLAPRGRLVVMSYHSLEDRIVKRALAERARSTGPVDLPVELPGTGPTLRLLTRGSEPPTDQEVADNPRAASVKLRAAERIDEHEQASGAGRERARMSAPGGRGRARPGARKKGEGH is encoded by the coding sequence ATGGGGGTCGACATGGGGGAGCTGCGCGGCACGCACGTGCCGGTGCTGCTCGAGCGTTGTCTCGAGCTGATCGCCCCCGCGCTCGATCGGCCCGGAGCGGTGCATGTGGACTTCACGCTCGGCCTGGGGGGTCATGCCGAGGCGGTGCTGGACCGGCATCCCGGGGTCACCCTGGTCGGGCTCGACCGCGATCCCGAAGCGCTGGCACACGCGCGGCACCGGCTGCAGCGCTTCGCGGACCGGGTGCATCTGATGCACGCCGTGTTCGACGAACTGCCGGAGGTGCTGGCCGAGCTGGAGCTCCCGGAGTTCCACAGCGGGCTGATGGACCTGGGCGTCTCCTCGTTGCAGCTCGACGAGGCCGACCGCGGCTTCGCCTATGCCAAGGACGCCCCGCTGGACATGCGGATGAACCAGTCCGCCGGGATCACCGCCGAGGACGTCGTCAACGGCTACGAGCCCGGCGAGCTGGTCCGCATCCTGCGGGTGTACGGCGAGGAGAAGTTCGCCACCCGGGTCGTCTCGGCGATCGTGCGCGAGCGGGCCAAGGCGCGGATCGTGTCCTCGGCGCGGCTTGCGGAGCTGGTTCGCGACGCAATCCCGGCTGCCGCACGGCGAACGGGTGGAAATCCCGCGAAAAGAACGTTTCAGGCGCTACGTATTGAGGTAAATGCGGAACTCGCCGCACTTGAGTCCGCGTTGCCGTCCGCTTTGGATCGGCTCGCTCCTCGGGGGCGGCTTGTAGTCATGTCGTACCACTCTCTGGAGGACCGGATCGTCAAGCGCGCCTTGGCGGAGCGGGCGCGCAGCACCGGTCCGGTCGACCTGCCGGTCGAGCTACCCGGGACGGGGCCGACTCTGCGGCTGCTGACCCGCGGGTCGGAGCCGCCGACCGACCAGGAAGTGGCCGACAACCCGCGGGCGGCTTCGGTGAAGCTGCGCGCGGCGGAACGGATCGACGAGCACGAGCAGGCATCGGGGGCCGGCCGCGAGCGGGCCCGGATGTCGGCGCCGGGGGGACGAGGGCGGGCACGCCCGGGGGCACGGAAGAAGGGGGAGGGGCATTGA
- a CDS encoding penicillin-binding transpeptidase domain-containing protein: MTPHNDEPPRRNPRRGAVSPEQQDPEGGERGFGGIGDARAYTPRGRTVRETDQRTRSPRAGRTGDPFRPALQVLDGGRPVRDRRRGDGDRGRDDAPVHEDDHAEDGGRADGHGGRGNGRVRRGDEHGGRDDGRVEDERGGRGDGWAEQRDHDEDWRDDGGSELPPQRRARSRAGDRRSAATRGREGDRSREAAAGRGAGRNQQAGGRQGRPHRDDDGYDDRSEADERRARDGRGTAGSAGRRVRDGRETGESPARRARDDRRTADPKDRRAAGDERRSADPKGRRTADERDRQRRAGERGRSQPTRTTAGTARSRAIANPRRGSGARGRDAGQIRETGMRSGPTASVDGSRLSNAARLGDRGAARLGDRGTGRLGEKSRLGEGRFGERRGRAGAARSTGRGMTDPRTGRPESRTGRIPAEPPKLANSSRRLRLGTVLALSLFVTIGVRLVVLQVVDSSEQVAAVAAQRDKRLTKVVLPAPRGSILDRNGAVLAHSVEARYIYADPEMVKDPQAVAAQLSPLLGVAQSRLVQLMAKNELPGGGESRFEYLARGVDISTANTINKLDLAGIGSGRDERRDVPGADLAANLIGFTGEDHTGLEGLEARYDDLLRGTDGKKVYETGRGDLAKQIPGGYNVETPAAPGSSIELTIDSYLQYEVQKYLTQYMEDNSATVAGAVVMDVKTGEVLAQASYPTYNAQKPFDSKPSERDDAVTSIITDPGSTHKAFTIGAALQEGVITPDTQITVGKGLKLGGATFSDTHGFANGTKLTVAQVLAYSSNIGTIQIADKLGKDKLYEYQQKFGLGRATNEGVPGEAPGKLIPPDEWSGSSYGSIPIGHSVDATLLQMVAGYSAIANDGVYIQPHLIKSTVSGRTGKATAPASPETHRVLSPEVSAELREMMEAVVDAKGATGTKAKVEGYRVAGKTGTGKMLVDGQYTTHNAGSFIGMAPAENPRFVVGVFADVPNGTGGDVAAPAFSKMMAAALRHYYVPPSGTPAPKFNWKD; encoded by the coding sequence GTGACGCCGCACAACGACGAGCCGCCGCGCCGGAATCCCCGGCGCGGCGCAGTGTCTCCGGAGCAGCAGGACCCCGAGGGCGGCGAGCGGGGCTTCGGCGGCATCGGCGACGCGCGGGCCTACACCCCGCGCGGGCGCACGGTCCGCGAGACAGATCAGCGCACCCGGTCCCCGCGGGCCGGGCGCACCGGCGACCCGTTCCGTCCGGCGCTCCAGGTGCTCGACGGCGGCCGCCCGGTGCGTGACCGCCGCCGTGGTGACGGCGATCGCGGCCGGGACGACGCGCCGGTCCACGAGGACGACCACGCCGAGGATGGCGGGCGCGCGGACGGGCATGGCGGCCGGGGGAACGGGCGCGTCAGGCGGGGTGACGAGCACGGCGGGCGTGACGACGGCCGGGTTGAGGACGAGCGCGGCGGGCGTGGGGACGGCTGGGCGGAGCAGCGGGACCACGACGAGGACTGGCGTGACGACGGGGGCAGCGAGCTGCCTCCGCAGCGGCGCGCCCGGAGCCGGGCCGGTGACCGCCGGTCGGCAGCCACCCGCGGCCGCGAGGGTGACCGGAGCCGCGAAGCCGCTGCAGGTCGTGGCGCGGGACGGAACCAGCAGGCCGGCGGGCGACAGGGCCGGCCGCACCGGGACGACGACGGTTATGACGACCGGAGCGAGGCGGACGAGCGGCGGGCCCGCGACGGTCGAGGGACCGCGGGTTCCGCGGGCCGGCGGGTTCGCGACGGCCGGGAGACCGGGGAGTCCCCGGCCCGGCGAGCGCGCGACGACCGGCGAACGGCGGACCCCAAGGACCGGCGGGCGGCCGGGGACGAGCGCCGGAGCGCCGATCCCAAGGGTCGCCGGACCGCCGACGAACGCGACCGGCAACGCCGGGCCGGTGAGCGTGGGCGCAGCCAGCCGACACGCACGACTGCGGGGACCGCCCGGAGCAGGGCGATCGCGAATCCGCGCCGGGGGTCGGGCGCCCGGGGACGCGACGCCGGGCAGATCCGCGAGACCGGGATGCGCTCGGGGCCGACGGCGAGCGTGGACGGGTCGCGGCTGAGCAACGCAGCGCGGCTGGGCGACCGAGGCGCGGCGCGGCTGGGCGACCGAGGCACGGGCCGGCTGGGCGAGAAGAGCCGGCTGGGCGAGGGCCGCTTCGGCGAGCGGCGCGGACGCGCGGGGGCGGCCCGGTCGACGGGGCGCGGGATGACCGATCCCCGGACCGGACGGCCCGAGTCCCGTACCGGAAGGATCCCGGCGGAGCCGCCGAAGCTGGCCAACAGCTCGCGGCGGTTGCGGCTGGGCACGGTGCTGGCGTTGTCGTTGTTCGTGACCATCGGTGTCCGGCTGGTGGTGCTGCAGGTCGTGGACTCGAGCGAGCAGGTGGCCGCGGTGGCCGCCCAGCGCGACAAGCGGCTCACCAAGGTCGTGCTGCCCGCGCCGCGAGGCAGCATCCTGGACCGCAACGGCGCGGTGCTGGCCCACAGCGTGGAGGCTCGCTACATCTACGCCGACCCCGAGATGGTCAAGGACCCGCAGGCGGTGGCGGCCCAGCTGTCGCCGCTGCTCGGGGTGGCGCAGTCCCGGCTGGTGCAGCTGATGGCCAAGAACGAGCTGCCCGGCGGCGGTGAGTCGCGCTTCGAGTACCTGGCGCGGGGCGTGGACATCTCGACGGCGAACACCATCAACAAGCTCGACCTGGCCGGCATCGGGTCAGGCCGGGACGAACGGCGCGACGTGCCGGGGGCCGACCTGGCGGCGAACCTCATCGGCTTCACCGGGGAGGACCACACCGGCCTGGAGGGGCTGGAGGCGCGCTATGACGACCTGCTGCGCGGCACCGACGGCAAGAAGGTGTACGAGACCGGCCGGGGCGATCTGGCCAAGCAGATCCCGGGCGGGTACAACGTGGAGACCCCGGCCGCGCCCGGCTCCTCCATCGAGCTGACCATCGACAGCTACCTCCAGTACGAGGTTCAGAAGTACCTGACCCAGTACATGGAGGACAACAGTGCCACGGTCGCCGGTGCGGTGGTGATGGACGTCAAGACCGGTGAGGTCCTGGCGCAGGCGAGCTATCCCACGTACAACGCGCAGAAGCCGTTCGACTCCAAGCCGAGCGAGCGGGACGACGCGGTGACCAGCATCATCACCGACCCGGGTTCCACCCACAAGGCGTTCACCATCGGGGCCGCGCTGCAGGAGGGCGTGATCACCCCGGACACCCAGATCACCGTGGGCAAGGGGCTGAAACTGGGCGGGGCGACGTTCAGCGACACGCACGGGTTCGCCAACGGCACCAAGCTGACCGTCGCGCAGGTGCTCGCGTACTCGTCGAACATCGGCACGATCCAGATCGCCGACAAGCTCGGCAAGGACAAGCTGTACGAGTACCAGCAGAAGTTCGGGCTGGGGCGGGCCACCAACGAGGGGGTGCCCGGCGAGGCGCCCGGCAAGCTGATCCCGCCGGACGAGTGGAGCGGTTCGTCGTACGGCTCGATCCCGATCGGGCACAGTGTCGACGCCACCCTGCTGCAGATGGTGGCCGGTTACTCGGCGATCGCGAACGACGGTGTCTACATCCAGCCGCATCTGATCAAGTCGACGGTCTCCGGCAGGACCGGCAAGGCCACCGCGCCCGCGTCACCCGAGACGCACCGGGTGCTCAGCCCGGAGGTGTCGGCCGAGTTGCGCGAGATGATGGAGGCGGTGGTCGACGCGAAGGGCGCCACCGGCACCAAGGCCAAGGTGGAGGGCTATCGGGTGGCCGGCAAGACCGGCACCGGCAAGATGCTCGTCGACGGTCAGTACACCACCCACAACGCGGGGTCGTTCATCGGCATGGCACCGGCCGAGAATCCCCGGTTCGTGGTCGGCGTGTTCGCCGACGTGCCCAACGGCACCGGTGGTGACGTGGCGGCGCCGGCCTTCAGCAAGATGATGGCTGCCGCCCTGCGGCACTACTATGTGCCACCGTCCGGTACCCCCGCGCCCAAGTTCAATTGGAAGGACTAG
- a CDS encoding UDP-N-acetylmuramoyl-L-alanyl-D-glutamate--2,6-diaminopimelate ligase, with protein sequence MTGLAALVNAETAGPDVAVTGITHASSEVRPGDLYAALPGARRHGAEFAAAAAQAGAVAVLTDAAGRELAAGSGLPVLIVPEPREVLGVVASAIYGNPSERLTVIGLTGTAGKTTTAYLVESGLRAAGLTTGLIGTVETRIGDLVVESARTTPEATDLHAILAAALERGVTAVVMEVSSHALVMGRVGGVRFTVGGYTNFGQDHLDFHADVDDYFAAKARLFDGRCRFEVLNADEPALKPLFKPATISYSANGDPSATWSAAAITTSGEGQTFEAHRHHEVVRAGVSLPGRHNVANALLALAGLTAAGIDPQVAADGIAACQGVPGRLERVPSPGQVLGVVDYAHKPDAIVAALTALRELATARGGQLVCVIGAGGDRDTGKRPLMGAAAARGADVVVVTDDNPRTEDPAAVRAAVRRGAEEAGAAAKIIEVAGRRAAIEEAVRLAGPGDVVALLGKGHERGQEVNGEMLPFDDRIELAAALGGAA encoded by the coding sequence CTGACCGGCCTGGCAGCGCTGGTCAACGCCGAAACGGCCGGCCCCGACGTGGCCGTCACCGGCATCACCCACGCCAGCAGCGAGGTGCGGCCCGGTGATCTCTACGCTGCGCTGCCGGGTGCCCGGCGGCACGGCGCCGAGTTCGCCGCCGCCGCCGCGCAGGCCGGCGCCGTCGCGGTGCTGACCGATGCCGCCGGGCGTGAGCTCGCCGCCGGGTCCGGCCTGCCGGTGCTGATCGTGCCGGAGCCTCGCGAGGTGCTCGGCGTGGTCGCGTCGGCGATCTACGGCAACCCGTCCGAGCGGCTCACCGTGATCGGGCTCACCGGCACGGCGGGCAAGACCACCACGGCGTACCTCGTGGAGTCCGGCCTGCGGGCGGCGGGGCTGACCACCGGGCTGATCGGCACGGTCGAGACCCGCATCGGCGACCTGGTGGTCGAGAGCGCCCGCACCACCCCGGAGGCCACCGACCTGCACGCGATCCTGGCCGCGGCGCTCGAGCGCGGGGTCACCGCCGTGGTGATGGAGGTCTCCAGCCACGCCCTGGTGATGGGCCGGGTCGGCGGGGTGCGCTTCACGGTCGGCGGCTACACCAACTTCGGCCAGGACCACCTCGACTTCCACGCCGACGTCGACGACTACTTCGCGGCCAAGGCGCGGCTGTTCGACGGCCGCTGCCGCTTCGAGGTGCTCAACGCCGACGAACCGGCGCTCAAGCCACTGTTCAAGCCCGCCACGATCAGCTACTCGGCCAACGGCGACCCGTCGGCCACCTGGTCGGCCGCTGCGATCACCACGAGCGGCGAGGGCCAGACGTTCGAGGCGCACCGGCACCACGAGGTCGTCCGTGCCGGGGTGTCGCTGCCCGGGCGGCACAACGTCGCCAACGCGCTGCTCGCGCTGGCCGGTCTGACCGCCGCCGGCATCGACCCGCAGGTGGCCGCGGACGGCATCGCGGCCTGCCAGGGTGTGCCGGGCCGGCTGGAGCGGGTGCCCTCGCCGGGTCAGGTGCTCGGCGTGGTCGACTACGCGCACAAGCCCGACGCGATCGTGGCCGCGCTGACCGCGCTGCGCGAGCTGGCCACCGCCCGCGGCGGTCAGCTGGTCTGCGTCATCGGCGCCGGCGGCGACCGCGACACCGGCAAGCGCCCGCTGATGGGTGCCGCCGCCGCGCGGGGTGCCGATGTCGTGGTGGTCACCGACGACAACCCGCGCACCGAGGACCCGGCTGCCGTGCGCGCCGCGGTCCGCCGGGGTGCGGAGGAGGCCGGCGCGGCTGCGAAGATCATCGAGGTGGCGGGCCGCCGGGCCGCCATCGAGGAGGCGGTCCGGCTGGCCGGGCCGGGCGACGTCGTCGCGCTCCTCGGCAAGGGACACGAGCGGGGCCAGGAGGTGAACGGCGAGATGCTGCCGTTCGACGACCGGATCGAGCTGGCCGCGGCGCTGGGCGGTGCCGCATGA